The Mycobacterium paragordonae genome includes a region encoding these proteins:
- the fadD32 gene encoding long-chain-fatty-acid--AMP ligase FadD32 produces the protein MAYHNPFIVNGKIRFPSNTNLVRHVEKWAKVRGDKLAYRFLDYSTERDGIERDILWSEFSARNRAVGARLQQVTQPGDRIAILCPQNLDYMVSFFGALYSGRIAVPLFDPSEPGHVGRLHAVLDDCTPSTILTTTESAEGVRKFIRARSAKERPRVIAVDAVPTEVASTWQEPEADETTTAYLQYTSGSTRTPTGVQITHLNLPTNVVQVLNALEGQEGDRGVSWLPFFHDMGLITVLLTSVLGQSFTFMTPAAFVRRPGRWIRELARKPGETGGTFSAAPNFAFEHAAVRGLPRDDEPPLDLSNVKGILNGSEPVSPSSLRKFFKAFEPYGLKPEAVKPSYGLAEATLFVSTTPMDESPTVIHVDRDELNKQHFVEVAADSPKAVAQVSAGKIGVDEWAVIVDPETASELPDGQIGEIWLHGNNLGIGYWGKEEETANIFKNILKSRVTESHAEGAPDDGLWVRTGDYGTYHNGHLYIAGRIKDLVIIDGRNHYPQDLEFTAQESTKALRVGYVAAFSVPANELPQKVYDDPHAGLKFDAEDTSEQLVIVGERAAGTHKLEYQPIADDIRAAIAVGHGVTVRDVLLVQAGSIPRTSSGKIGRRACRAAYLDGSLRSGVNSATSFATSD, from the coding sequence ATGGCGTACCACAACCCGTTCATCGTGAACGGCAAGATCAGGTTCCCGTCGAACACCAACCTGGTTCGTCACGTCGAGAAGTGGGCAAAGGTGCGCGGCGACAAGCTGGCGTACCGCTTCCTGGACTACTCCACCGAGCGCGACGGTATCGAACGCGACATCCTGTGGTCGGAGTTCAGCGCCCGTAACCGTGCCGTCGGCGCCCGTCTGCAGCAGGTCACCCAGCCGGGTGACCGCATCGCCATCCTCTGCCCGCAGAACCTGGACTACATGGTGTCCTTCTTCGGCGCCCTGTACTCCGGCCGGATCGCGGTCCCGCTGTTCGACCCCTCCGAGCCGGGCCACGTCGGCCGTCTGCACGCGGTGCTCGACGACTGCACCCCGTCGACGATCCTGACCACCACCGAATCCGCCGAGGGTGTCCGCAAGTTCATCCGCGCGCGTTCGGCCAAGGAACGCCCCCGCGTCATCGCCGTGGACGCCGTACCCACCGAGGTCGCCTCCACCTGGCAAGAGCCCGAAGCCGACGAGACCACCACCGCGTACCTGCAGTACACCTCCGGCTCCACCCGCACCCCGACCGGCGTGCAGATCACCCACCTGAACCTGCCCACCAACGTGGTGCAGGTGCTCAACGCCCTGGAAGGCCAGGAAGGTGACCGCGGCGTCAGCTGGCTGCCGTTCTTCCACGACATGGGCCTGATCACGGTGCTGCTCACGTCGGTGCTCGGCCAGAGCTTCACCTTCATGACGCCGGCCGCGTTCGTGCGCCGCCCGGGCCGCTGGATCCGCGAACTCGCGCGCAAGCCCGGCGAAACCGGCGGAACGTTCTCCGCCGCGCCGAACTTCGCCTTCGAGCACGCCGCGGTGCGCGGTCTGCCGCGCGACGACGAGCCGCCTCTGGACCTGAGCAACGTCAAGGGCATCCTCAACGGCAGCGAGCCGGTGTCGCCGTCGTCGCTGCGCAAATTCTTCAAGGCCTTCGAGCCGTACGGCTTGAAGCCCGAGGCGGTCAAGCCGTCCTACGGTCTGGCGGAGGCGACGCTGTTCGTCTCGACCACCCCGATGGACGAGTCGCCCACCGTCATCCACGTCGACCGCGACGAGCTCAACAAGCAGCACTTCGTCGAGGTGGCCGCCGACTCGCCGAAGGCCGTCGCGCAGGTCTCCGCGGGCAAGATCGGTGTCGACGAGTGGGCCGTCATCGTGGACCCCGAAACGGCCAGCGAGCTGCCGGACGGGCAGATCGGCGAGATCTGGCTGCACGGCAACAATCTGGGCATCGGCTACTGGGGCAAGGAAGAAGAGACCGCCAACATCTTCAAGAACATCCTGAAGTCCCGAGTCACCGAGTCGCACGCCGAGGGCGCTCCCGACGACGGCCTCTGGGTGCGTACCGGTGACTACGGCACCTACCACAACGGGCACCTCTACATTGCCGGCCGGATCAAGGACCTGGTCATCATCGACGGCCGTAACCACTACCCGCAGGACCTCGAGTTCACCGCGCAGGAATCCACCAAGGCGCTGCGGGTGGGCTATGTCGCCGCGTTCTCGGTGCCGGCCAACGAGTTGCCGCAGAAGGTCTACGACGACCCGCACGCCGGGCTGAAGTTCGACGCCGAAGACACCTCCGAGCAACTGGTGATCGTCGGCGAGCGCGCCGCGGGCACCCACAAGCTCGAATACCAGCCGATCGCCGACGACATCCGCGCGGCGATCGCCGTCGGGCACGGGGTGACCGTGCGCGACGTGCTGCTGGTCCAAGCCGGCTCGATCCCCCGCACCTCCAGTGGCAAGATCGGCCGCCGCGCCTGCCGGGCGGCCTACCTGGACGGCAGTTTGCGCAGCGGCGTGAACTCCGCGACCAGCTTCGCCACTTCTGACTGA
- a CDS encoding cutinase family protein has protein sequence MAKNSAQRKRRRRLAWAAAASMALVVALVIIGGVMLLRHQDVPPSAVPPGVLPTGPTTSHPKKPRPASQDASCPDVQLISVPGTWESWPTDDPLNPTQFPKALLLNVTGPIGQQFGGGRVQTYTVPYTAQFRNPLSADGQMSYNDSRAEGTRATVKAMTDMNNRCPLTSYVIVGFSQGAVIGGDVASDIGNGLGPVDEDLVLGVTLIADGRRQENVGNNIPPTPPGVGAEITLHEVPVLSGLGLTMTGARPGGFGDLDGRTNEICAEGDLICAAPKEAFSPANLPTTLNTLAGGAGQPIHAMYATTDFWNANGQSATQWTLNWAQGVLDKAPHPKHS, from the coding sequence ATGGCCAAGAATAGCGCGCAGCGCAAACGCCGCCGACGACTTGCCTGGGCGGCAGCCGCCTCGATGGCCCTGGTGGTGGCCCTCGTCATCATCGGCGGGGTGATGCTGTTGCGTCACCAGGACGTCCCGCCCAGCGCGGTACCCCCGGGTGTGCTGCCCACCGGGCCCACGACCTCGCACCCGAAGAAGCCGCGGCCGGCCTCGCAGGACGCGTCCTGCCCCGACGTGCAACTGATCTCCGTGCCGGGCACCTGGGAGTCGTGGCCGACCGACGACCCGCTGAATCCGACCCAGTTCCCGAAGGCGCTGCTGCTCAACGTGACCGGACCGATCGGCCAGCAGTTCGGCGGCGGCCGGGTGCAGACGTACACGGTCCCCTACACGGCGCAGTTCCGTAATCCGCTCAGCGCCGACGGTCAGATGAGCTACAACGACAGCCGCGCGGAAGGCACCCGGGCGACCGTCAAGGCCATGACCGACATGAACAACCGCTGCCCGCTGACCAGCTACGTGATCGTGGGGTTCTCGCAGGGCGCCGTGATCGGCGGCGATGTCGCCAGCGACATCGGCAACGGCCTGGGTCCTGTCGATGAAGACCTGGTTCTGGGTGTGACATTGATCGCCGACGGCCGGCGCCAGGAGAACGTGGGCAACAACATCCCGCCGACCCCGCCGGGGGTGGGCGCCGAAATCACCCTGCACGAAGTGCCGGTGCTGTCCGGGCTCGGCCTGACGATGACCGGGGCGCGACCGGGCGGCTTCGGCGACCTGGACGGCCGGACCAACGAGATCTGCGCGGAGGGCGACCTGATCTGCGCGGCCCCCAAAGAGGCGTTCAGTCCCGCCAACCTGCCGACCACGCTGAACACGCTGGCCGGAGGCGCCGGGCAGCCCATTCATGCGATGTATGCCACCACCGACTTCTGGAACGCCAACGGCCAGTCCGCTACCCAATGGACGCTGAATTGGGCCCAGGGCGTGCTGGATAAGGCGCCGCATCCCAAGCACAGCTGA
- a CDS encoding alpha/beta hydrolase-fold protein, protein MRGLSIVLRLLCVAVLSVAFGGVTASLGSAGTAKAAGFETLMVPSGAMGRDIPVAFLAGGPHAVYLLDAADANPDVSNWVTAGNAMNTLAGKGISVAAPAGGAFSMYTNWEQDGSKQWDTFLSSELPDWLAANKGLAPGGHGVVGASQGGYAALALAAFHPDRFGFAGSMSGFLYPSNTFTNGAILAGLQQFGGVDGNGMWGAPQLGRWKWHDPFVHAALLAQNNTRVWVWAPTNPGASNPAAMLGAGAEAMGNSKAFYQQYRDVGGHNGHFDFPGGGDNGWGSWAGVLGAMSGDIVGAIR, encoded by the coding sequence ATGAGGGGTCTGTCGATAGTGCTACGGCTGTTGTGCGTTGCCGTGCTGTCAGTGGCGTTCGGGGGTGTGACGGCGTCGCTGGGATCGGCGGGCACCGCCAAGGCGGCCGGGTTCGAAACCCTGATGGTGCCGTCGGGCGCGATGGGCCGCGACATCCCGGTGGCTTTCCTGGCGGGCGGGCCGCACGCCGTGTACCTGCTGGACGCCGCCGACGCGAATCCGGACGTCAGCAACTGGGTGACCGCGGGCAACGCGATGAATACCCTTGCCGGCAAGGGCATTTCGGTGGCCGCACCGGCGGGCGGCGCCTTCAGCATGTACACCAACTGGGAGCAGGACGGCAGCAAGCAGTGGGACACCTTCCTGTCCAGCGAGCTGCCTGACTGGCTGGCCGCCAACAAGGGCCTGGCGCCCGGCGGGCACGGCGTGGTGGGTGCGTCTCAGGGCGGCTACGCTGCGCTGGCGCTGGCCGCCTTCCACCCCGACCGCTTCGGCTTCGCCGGATCGATGTCCGGCTTCCTGTACCCGTCGAACACCTTCACCAACGGCGCCATCCTGGCCGGTCTGCAGCAGTTCGGCGGAGTGGACGGCAACGGCATGTGGGGAGCCCCACAGCTGGGCCGCTGGAAGTGGCACGACCCCTTCGTGCACGCCGCCCTGCTGGCCCAGAACAACACCCGCGTCTGGGTCTGGGCGCCCACCAACCCCGGCGCCAGCAACCCCGCCGCCATGCTCGGCGCCGGCGCCGAGGCGATGGGCAACAGCAAGGCCTTCTACCAGCAGTACCGCGACGTGGGCGGGCACAACGGCCACTTCGACTTCCCGGGCGGCGGCGACAACGGCTGGGGCTCGTGGGCCGGGGTGCTGGGCGCCATGTCTGGCGACATCGTCGGCGCCATTCGCTGA
- the ag85A gene encoding diacylglycerol acyltransferase/mycolyltransferase Ag85A codes for MKLVDRFRGAVTGMPRRLMVGAVGAALLSGLVGFVGGSATASAFSRPGLPVEYLQVPSAAMGRSIKIQFQSGGANSPALYLLDGMRAQDDFNGWDINTPAFEWYNQSGISVVMPVGGQSSFYSDWYNPACGKAGCTTYKWETFLTSELPAYLASNKQVKPNGSAAVGLSMAGSSALILAAYHPDQFIYAGSLSALLDPSQAMGPSLIGLAMGDAGGYKASDMWGPKEDPAWQRNDPSLQVGKLVANNTRLWIYCGDGKPSDLGGNNLPAKFLEGFVRTSNLKFQEAYNGAGGHNAVFNFDANGTHDWPYWGAQLNAMKGDLQSTLGATPGAGPATAAAVGVNQGTGT; via the coding sequence ATGAAGCTTGTTGACAGGTTTCGTGGCGCCGTGACGGGTATGCCGCGCCGCCTGATGGTGGGTGCCGTTGGTGCGGCTCTGCTGTCTGGGCTGGTGGGCTTCGTCGGTGGCTCCGCGACCGCGAGTGCGTTCTCGCGTCCGGGACTGCCGGTGGAATACCTGCAGGTGCCCTCGGCGGCGATGGGACGCAGCATCAAGATCCAGTTCCAGAGCGGTGGAGCCAACTCGCCGGCCCTGTACCTGCTCGACGGCATGCGCGCCCAGGACGACTTCAACGGCTGGGACATCAACACCCCGGCGTTCGAGTGGTACAACCAGTCGGGCATTTCCGTGGTCATGCCGGTCGGCGGCCAGTCCAGCTTCTACAGCGACTGGTACAACCCGGCCTGCGGTAAGGCCGGCTGCACCACCTACAAGTGGGAGACCTTCCTGACCAGCGAGCTGCCCGCCTACCTGGCGAGCAACAAGCAGGTCAAGCCGAACGGCAGCGCCGCGGTTGGTCTGTCGATGGCCGGTTCGTCGGCCCTGATCCTGGCGGCCTACCACCCCGACCAGTTCATCTACGCCGGTTCGCTTTCGGCGCTGCTGGACCCGTCGCAGGCCATGGGCCCGTCGCTGATCGGCCTGGCCATGGGTGACGCCGGTGGCTACAAGGCGTCCGACATGTGGGGCCCCAAGGAGGACCCGGCGTGGCAGCGCAACGACCCGTCGTTGCAGGTCGGCAAGCTGGTTGCCAACAACACCCGGCTGTGGATCTACTGCGGTGACGGTAAGCCGTCGGACCTCGGTGGCAACAACCTGCCCGCCAAGTTCCTGGAGGGCTTCGTGCGGACCAGCAACCTGAAGTTCCAGGAGGCCTACAACGGCGCTGGTGGCCACAACGCGGTGTTCAACTTCGACGCCAACGGCACGCACGACTGGCCGTACTGGGGCGCGCAGCTCAACGCCATGAAGGGTGACCTGCAGAGCACGCTGGGTGCGACCCCCGGCGCTGGTCCTGCCACCGCGGCTGCGGTCGGCGTGAACCAGGGCACCGGCACCTAA
- the aftB gene encoding terminal beta-(1->2)-arabinofuranosyltransferase: MARRPSVRRVKWPVFPYTSTVRVSLWVSVALVALLFGWGAWQRRWIADDGLIVLRTVRNLLAGNGPVFNAGERVEANTSTVWTYLLYVCSWVGGPLRLEYVALAVALTLSVLGVVLLMLGTGRLYAPSLRGRRAIMLPAGALVYIAVPPARDFATSGLESGLVMAYVGLLWWMMVCWAQPLRVRPESPWFVGALSFVAGCSVLVRPELALVGGAALIMMMISARTWRRRGLIVLAGGLLPVAYQIFRMGYYGLLVPGTALAKDAAGDKWSQGLIYLADFNAPYSIWIPVVLLVPLGIVLMAARRRPSFMRPTLAPGYGRLARAVQSPTAVVTWMVVSGLLQALYWIRQGGDFMHGRVLLTPLFCLLAPVAVIPVVIPDGKDYSKEAGYWLAGGVSALWLAVAGWSLWAANSPGMGDDATHVSYSGIVDERRFYAQATGRAHPLTAADYLDYPRMAAVLVALNNTPDGALLLPSGNYTQWDLVPMIPPGSAPGIPADQKPQHTVFFTNLGMLGMNVGLDVRVIDQIGLANPLAAHTERLKHGRIGHDKNLFPDWVVADGPWVKWPPGIPAYLDQQWIAEAEAALKCPATQAVLNSVRAPMTVRRFVSNFLHAYEFTQYRIDRVPLYELVRCGLEVPKVPPTPPRE; the protein is encoded by the coding sequence CTGGCCCGGCGTCCGTCCGTGCGCCGGGTCAAATGGCCGGTATTCCCCTACACCAGCACGGTGCGGGTCAGCCTGTGGGTGAGTGTCGCGCTGGTCGCGCTGTTGTTCGGCTGGGGCGCCTGGCAGCGCCGCTGGATCGCCGACGACGGGCTGATCGTGCTGCGCACCGTGCGAAACCTGTTGGCCGGCAACGGCCCGGTGTTCAATGCGGGTGAGCGGGTGGAGGCCAACACCTCGACCGTGTGGACCTATCTGCTGTACGTCTGCAGCTGGGTCGGCGGCCCGCTGCGGCTGGAGTACGTGGCGCTGGCCGTGGCACTGACCCTCTCGGTGCTGGGCGTGGTGCTGTTGATGCTGGGCACGGGACGGTTGTACGCGCCGAGTCTGCGCGGCCGGCGCGCGATCATGCTGCCGGCCGGGGCTCTCGTCTACATCGCCGTGCCACCGGCCCGCGACTTCGCGACGTCCGGCCTGGAGAGCGGGCTGGTGATGGCCTACGTCGGGCTGCTGTGGTGGATGATGGTTTGCTGGGCCCAGCCGCTGCGGGTACGTCCGGAAAGCCCGTGGTTCGTCGGTGCGCTCTCCTTCGTCGCGGGCTGCAGCGTGCTGGTGCGGCCCGAGTTGGCCCTGGTCGGCGGCGCCGCGCTGATCATGATGATGATCTCGGCCCGCACCTGGAGACGCCGCGGGCTGATCGTGCTGGCCGGCGGGCTGCTACCGGTCGCCTATCAGATCTTCCGGATGGGGTACTACGGCCTGCTGGTGCCGGGAACGGCCCTGGCCAAGGACGCGGCCGGGGACAAGTGGTCACAAGGGTTGATCTACCTGGCGGACTTCAATGCGCCGTACTCCATCTGGATTCCGGTCGTGCTGCTGGTGCCGTTGGGCATCGTGTTGATGGCGGCCCGACGCCGGCCGTCGTTCATGCGCCCGACGCTGGCACCGGGCTACGGCAGGCTGGCCCGCGCGGTGCAGAGTCCCACCGCGGTGGTGACCTGGATGGTGGTCAGCGGCCTGCTGCAGGCCCTGTACTGGATCCGTCAGGGCGGCGACTTCATGCACGGACGGGTGCTGCTGACGCCACTGTTCTGTTTGCTGGCGCCGGTGGCTGTGATACCGGTGGTGATTCCCGACGGCAAGGATTACTCGAAGGAGGCCGGCTACTGGCTGGCCGGCGGGGTGAGCGCGCTCTGGCTGGCGGTGGCCGGGTGGTCGCTGTGGGCGGCGAATTCACCCGGCATGGGCGACGACGCCACACACGTCAGCTATTCCGGCATCGTCGACGAACGTCGTTTCTACGCGCAGGCCACCGGCCGCGCGCATCCGCTGACCGCCGCCGACTACCTGGACTATCCACGGATGGCGGCGGTGCTGGTGGCGCTCAACAACACCCCCGACGGCGCGCTGCTGCTGCCGTCGGGCAACTACACCCAGTGGGATCTGGTGCCGATGATTCCGCCGGGCAGCGCGCCCGGCATCCCTGCCGACCAGAAGCCGCAGCACACAGTGTTTTTCACCAACCTGGGCATGCTGGGCATGAACGTCGGGCTCGACGTCAGGGTCATCGACCAGATCGGGCTGGCGAACCCGCTGGCCGCCCACACCGAGCGGCTGAAGCACGGCCGCATCGGCCACGATAAGAACCTGTTCCCGGACTGGGTGGTGGCCGACGGGCCGTGGGTGAAGTGGCCGCCGGGCATCCCGGCCTACCTCGACCAGCAGTGGATCGCTGAAGCCGAGGCGGCGCTGAAGTGCCCGGCGACCCAGGCCGTGCTCAACTCGGTGCGCGCCCCGATGACCGTGCGCCGGTTCGTTTCCAATTTCCTGCACGCCTATGAATTCACGCAGTACCGCATCGACCGGGTGCCGCTCTATGAACTGGTCAGGTGCGGGCTCGAGGTGCCTAAGGTGCCGCCGACGCCGCCGCGGGAGTGA
- a CDS encoding decaprenyl-phosphate phosphoribosyltransferase, translating into MSDDLMEVSGPPKNLVTGVIKAIRPRQWVKNVLVLAAPLAAAGSGDHTRPRDASGHVVPYDWGAMGVKVAIAFVVFSLAASAIYLINDVRDVEADREHPTKRFRPIAAGVVPPWLAYTLAVVLGAASLGLSYWLTPNLAVVMAVYLVMQLGYCFGLKHQAVIDICIVSSAYLIRAIAGGAATGIPLSQWFLLTAAFGSLFMVAGKRYAELQLSERTGAQIRKSLESYTSTYLRFVWTLSATAVVMSYGLWAFERDRYSGSWFAVSMIPFTIAILRYAVDVDGGLAGEPEDIALRDRVLQLLALAWIATVGAAVAFG; encoded by the coding sequence ATGAGCGACGATCTGATGGAAGTGAGCGGTCCTCCGAAGAATCTGGTGACCGGGGTGATCAAGGCGATCCGCCCCCGGCAGTGGGTGAAGAACGTGCTGGTCCTGGCCGCGCCGCTGGCCGCGGCCGGCAGCGGCGACCACACCCGCCCGCGCGACGCGTCCGGACACGTGGTGCCGTACGACTGGGGCGCCATGGGCGTCAAGGTCGCGATCGCCTTCGTGGTGTTCAGCCTGGCGGCCTCGGCCATCTACCTGATCAACGACGTGCGCGACGTCGAGGCCGACCGCGAGCACCCCACCAAGCGGTTCCGGCCCATCGCCGCCGGCGTGGTGCCTCCGTGGCTGGCCTACACGCTGGCCGTGGTGCTGGGCGCCGCGTCGCTCGGCCTGTCCTACTGGCTGACGCCGAACCTGGCGGTGGTCATGGCGGTCTACCTGGTGATGCAGCTGGGTTACTGCTTCGGTCTCAAGCACCAAGCCGTGATCGACATCTGCATCGTGTCCTCGGCATACCTGATCCGCGCCATCGCGGGCGGCGCGGCCACCGGAATTCCGCTGTCTCAATGGTTTCTGCTGACGGCGGCCTTCGGGTCCCTGTTCATGGTTGCCGGTAAGCGCTACGCCGAGCTGCAGCTGTCGGAACGCACCGGCGCCCAGATCCGCAAGTCGCTGGAGAGCTACACCAGCACGTATCTGCGGTTCGTCTGGACGCTGTCGGCCACCGCGGTGGTGATGTCCTACGGGTTGTGGGCATTCGAGCGCGACCGCTATTCGGGTTCCTGGTTCGCGGTGTCGATGATCCCGTTCACCATCGCGATCCTGCGTTACGCCGTGGACGTCGACGGTGGGCTCGCCGGGGAACCCGAGGACATAGCGCTGCGCGACCGCGTGTTGCAGCTTCTGGCCCTGGCGTGGATCGCAACAGTTGGTGCTGCTGTTGCTTTCGGCTAG
- a CDS encoding phosphatase PAP2 family protein produces MDEPDEPPRGEVAAMVAVQSALTQRPGVLPVTRAMSHFGEHSIGWLVIALVGAVLDRRRRRDWVVAGIGTFAAHAAAVVVKRVVRRQRPHHPAVTVNVGTPSQLSFPSAHATSTTAAAILLGRVTGLPLPVVLVPPMALSRILLGVHYPSDVAAGVALGAGVAAAAVRVDSAARRRWVR; encoded by the coding sequence ATGGATGAACCGGACGAGCCGCCGCGCGGTGAAGTCGCCGCAATGGTGGCCGTCCAGTCGGCGCTGACGCAGCGCCCCGGCGTACTCCCAGTCACCCGCGCCATGTCGCATTTCGGTGAGCACAGCATCGGCTGGCTGGTGATCGCGCTGGTGGGGGCCGTGCTGGACCGGCGCCGGCGCCGGGACTGGGTCGTGGCCGGCATCGGCACGTTCGCCGCACATGCCGCCGCTGTGGTGGTGAAACGGGTGGTCCGGCGTCAACGGCCGCATCATCCGGCCGTGACGGTCAACGTCGGCACCCCGAGTCAACTGAGCTTCCCGTCGGCGCACGCCACCTCGACGACGGCCGCGGCGATCCTGCTCGGCCGGGTTACCGGCCTGCCGCTCCCGGTGGTGCTGGTACCGCCGATGGCGCTGTCGCGAATACTGCTGGGTGTGCACTATCCCAGCGACGTCGCCGCCGGCGTGGCTCTCGGTGCCGGGGTTGCCGCAGCAGCCGTCCGGGTGGACAGCGCGGCCCGACGAAGGTGGGTGCGATGA
- a CDS encoding glycosyltransferase, translating into MTAVSLLSRIILPRPGEPLDVRKLYLEESTTNARRAHAASRTSLQIGGESEVSFATYFNAFPASYWRRWSTCTSVVLRVELAGTGRIDLYRTKATGARILIEGRGFSGTDENPATQEIEVSLQPFEDGGWIWFDITTDTKVTLLGGGWYAPTPAPGTANIAVGIPTFNRPADCVNALRELTADPLVDEVIGAVIVPDQGARKARDHPDFPAAAERLGSRLSIHDQPNLGGSGGYSRVMYEALKNTDCQQILFMDDDIRIEPDSILRVLAMSRFARTPMLVGGQMLNLQEPSHLHIMGEVVDRSNFMWTAAPHAEYDHDFAEYPLNDSEDKSKLLHRRIDVDYNGWWTCMIPRQVAEELGQPLPLFIKWDDADYGLRAAEHGYPTVTLPGAAIWHMAWSDKDDAIDWQAYFHLRNRLVVAALHWDGDVAGLVRSHLKATLKHLACLEYSTVEIQNRAIDDFLAGPEHIFSILESALPEIRQMRTAYPDAVVLPAASELPAPLHKNKVMKPPVNPVVISYRLARGILHNLKAADPAHHERPEFNVPTQDARWFRLCTVDGVTVTTADGCGVVYRQRDRAKMFSLLLASLRRQRQLSRRFDEMRRVYREALPVLSSKQKWEMVLPINDAAGAANHG; encoded by the coding sequence ATGACCGCCGTCAGTCTGCTGTCGCGCATCATCCTGCCGCGTCCCGGCGAACCACTCGACGTCCGCAAGCTGTACCTGGAGGAGTCGACCACCAACGCCCGCCGCGCGCACGCGGCGAGCCGCACCTCGCTGCAGATCGGCGGCGAGTCCGAGGTGTCGTTCGCGACCTACTTCAACGCGTTCCCGGCGAGTTACTGGCGGCGCTGGTCGACCTGCACCTCCGTGGTGCTGCGCGTCGAGTTGGCCGGCACCGGACGCATCGATTTGTACCGGACGAAGGCCACCGGGGCCCGGATCTTGATCGAGGGACGCGGGTTCAGCGGCACCGACGAAAACCCCGCGACGCAGGAGATCGAGGTCAGCCTGCAGCCGTTCGAGGACGGCGGCTGGATCTGGTTCGACATCACCACCGACACCAAGGTCACCCTGCTGGGCGGCGGTTGGTACGCCCCCACCCCGGCGCCCGGGACGGCCAACATCGCGGTCGGCATCCCGACCTTCAACCGGCCCGCGGACTGCGTCAATGCGCTGCGCGAACTCACCGCCGATCCGCTGGTCGACGAGGTGATCGGTGCGGTGATCGTGCCCGATCAGGGTGCCCGCAAGGCACGCGACCACCCGGACTTCCCGGCGGCGGCCGAAAGACTGGGGTCCCGGCTGTCCATCCATGACCAGCCCAACCTGGGCGGCTCTGGCGGCTACAGCCGGGTCATGTACGAGGCGCTGAAAAACACCGACTGCCAACAGATCCTGTTCATGGACGACGACATCCGCATCGAGCCGGACTCCATCCTGCGGGTGCTGGCGATGAGCCGGTTCGCCCGAACCCCGATGCTGGTCGGCGGCCAGATGCTCAACCTGCAGGAGCCGTCCCACCTGCACATCATGGGCGAGGTGGTGGACCGGTCGAACTTCATGTGGACCGCCGCGCCGCACGCCGAGTACGACCACGACTTCGCCGAATACCCGCTCAACGACAGCGAGGACAAGAGCAAGCTGCTGCACCGGCGCATCGACGTCGACTACAACGGCTGGTGGACGTGCATGATCCCGCGGCAGGTCGCCGAGGAGTTGGGGCAGCCGCTGCCGCTGTTCATCAAGTGGGATGACGCCGATTACGGCCTACGGGCCGCCGAGCACGGCTATCCGACCGTCACGCTGCCCGGCGCAGCGATCTGGCACATGGCGTGGAGCGACAAGGACGACGCCATCGACTGGCAGGCCTATTTCCATCTGCGCAACCGGCTGGTGGTCGCCGCGCTGCACTGGGACGGTGACGTCGCCGGCCTGGTCCGCAGCCACCTCAAGGCGACGCTGAAACACCTTGCCTGCCTTGAGTATTCGACGGTCGAGATTCAGAACAGGGCCATTGACGACTTCCTGGCCGGCCCCGAGCACATCTTCTCGATCCTGGAATCGGCGCTGCCGGAAATCCGCCAGATGCGGACCGCCTACCCGGATGCGGTGGTGCTGCCGGCCGCCAGCGAGCTGCCCGCGCCGCTGCACAAGAACAAGGTGATGAAGCCGCCGGTGAACCCGGTGGTGATCAGCTACCGGCTGGCCCGCGGCATCCTGCATAACCTGAAGGCCGCGGACCCGGCGCATCACGAGCGCCCCGAGTTCAACGTGCCGACCCAGGACGCGCGCTGGTTCCGGCTCTGCACGGTCGACGGCGTCACCGTCACCACCGCCGACGGCTGCGGCGTGGTCTACCGGCAGCGCGACCGGGCCAAGATGTTCTCGCTGTTGCTGGCGTCGTTGCGCCGGCAGCGCCAACTGTCGCGCCGCTTCGACGAGATGCGGCGGGTCTACCGCGAGGCGTTGCCCGTGCTGTCCAGCAAGCAGAAGTGGGAGATGGTGCTGCCCATCAACGACGCCGCCGGCGCGGCCAACCATGGATGA